The following coding sequences lie in one Macrobrachium nipponense isolate FS-2020 chromosome 45, ASM1510439v2, whole genome shotgun sequence genomic window:
- the LOC135214276 gene encoding COMM domain-containing protein 4-like isoform X2, translated as MRFRFCWDVDCPDWLLAEITTLSKLYDVVTKLAKDAKLDEQGAKAVVAAVRWVLESAAGAGVTANVLDSELQQLGLPKEHAAAITKVYTEHQEALQAHLKGASLKVRGETTWSCEVVGVDIGDGDLSPVVKLNLHDESQSVREGEEQESGTKTNVTSIAMTPDQLQAMIHELTEARQLMEGLH; from the exons ATG agattccGATTTTGTTGGGATGTCGACTGCCCCGATtggctactggcagagatcacgACTCTCTCAAAgctg TACGACGTCGTGACAAAGCTTGCTAAGGATGCCAAACTTG aCGAGCAAGGAGCCAAAGCAGTGGTAGCAGCTGTCCGGTGGGTTCTTGAGAGCGCAGCTGGAGCCGGAGTGACCGCCAATGTCTTGGACTCAGAGCTCCAGCAGTTGGGTCTGCCCAAAGAACACGCAGCGGCCATAACGAAAGTGTACACGGAGCACCAGGAAGCGCTTCAGGCGCACTTGAAGGGCGCGAGTCTCAAGG tgAGGGGTGAAACAACTTGGTCCTGCGAAGTCGTGGGCGTCGATATTGGCGATGGGGATCTCTCTCCAGTAGTGAAGCTCAATCTGCACGACGAATCGCAGTCCGTCAGAGAAGGAGAGGAGCAGGAGAGTGGAACCAAGACTAATGTGACTTCTATTGCTATGACACCAGACCAGTTACAGGCCATGATTCATG AGTTGACAGAAGCACGCCAGTTGATGGAAGGACTGCATTAA
- the LOC135214276 gene encoding COMM domain-containing protein 4-like isoform X1, with the protein MRFRFCWDVDCPDWLLAEITTLSKLTSVKLRLLTGNVAKAIYGPALSYDVVTKLAKDAKLDEQGAKAVVAAVRWVLESAAGAGVTANVLDSELQQLGLPKEHAAAITKVYTEHQEALQAHLKGASLKVRGETTWSCEVVGVDIGDGDLSPVVKLNLHDESQSVREGEEQESGTKTNVTSIAMTPDQLQAMIHELTEARQLMEGLH; encoded by the exons ATG agattccGATTTTGTTGGGATGTCGACTGCCCCGATtggctactggcagagatcacgACTCTCTCAAAgctg ACATCCGTGAAGCTGAGACTCCTGACAGGCAACGTAGCCAAAGCAATCTACGGTCCGGCGTTGAGT TACGACGTCGTGACAAAGCTTGCTAAGGATGCCAAACTTG aCGAGCAAGGAGCCAAAGCAGTGGTAGCAGCTGTCCGGTGGGTTCTTGAGAGCGCAGCTGGAGCCGGAGTGACCGCCAATGTCTTGGACTCAGAGCTCCAGCAGTTGGGTCTGCCCAAAGAACACGCAGCGGCCATAACGAAAGTGTACACGGAGCACCAGGAAGCGCTTCAGGCGCACTTGAAGGGCGCGAGTCTCAAGG tgAGGGGTGAAACAACTTGGTCCTGCGAAGTCGTGGGCGTCGATATTGGCGATGGGGATCTCTCTCCAGTAGTGAAGCTCAATCTGCACGACGAATCGCAGTCCGTCAGAGAAGGAGAGGAGCAGGAGAGTGGAACCAAGACTAATGTGACTTCTATTGCTATGACACCAGACCAGTTACAGGCCATGATTCATG AGTTGACAGAAGCACGCCAGTTGATGGAAGGACTGCATTAA